In Raphanus sativus cultivar WK10039 unplaced genomic scaffold, ASM80110v3 Scaffold0124, whole genome shotgun sequence, one DNA window encodes the following:
- the LOC130501211 gene encoding uncharacterized protein LOC130501211 yields MRHMKSPGCSLPSISNLTHKDEYVDIAHHMGQLAGAINRAQFKFEDAVHNAPSAEELAQVTELVKANKTELNQTRALISDLQAEVKRLGSKCDAQQGTIESQLIDLQVKNRKIGELDAARKIAEYQVKELIATSQSSQKNKEAEVRLAVRRGKK; encoded by the exons atgaggcatatgaagagtcccgggtgttccctcccctcgatctccaatctcacgcacaaggatgagtacgtcgatattgctcatcacatgggtcag CTGGCTGGTGCTATcaacagggctcagttcaaaTTTGAGGATGCTGTACACAATGCTCCCAGTGCCGAGGAGTTAGCCCAGGTCACTGAATtggtcaaggccaacaagactgaacttaatcagactcgggctctgatctcggatctccaagctgaggtaaagagacttggctccaagtgtgatgctcagcaagggacgatcgagagccagctgattgacctccaggtgaaaaataggaagattggggagttggatgctgctcggaagatagccgagtatcaagtcaaggagctgattgCCACATCTcagagcagccagaagaacaaggaagctgaggtcaggctagccgtccggagaggaaaaAAGTAG